The following coding sequences are from one Oryzisolibacter sp. LB2S window:
- a CDS encoding aldehyde dehydrogenase family protein, with translation MDMFELKRFNLDIAYPYRQKYDNFIGGKWVAPAAGRYFDNVSPITGKPFCQVAQSDATDVNLALDAAHAAQAAWGKTSVTERSNILLKIADRMEQNLELLAIAETIDNGKPLRETMAADLPLGIDHFRYFAGCIRGQEGTISEIDANTVAYHFHEPIGVVGQIIPWNFPILMACWKLAPALAAGCSVVMKPAEQTPASIMVLIELIADLLPPGVVNIVNGYGKEAGEALATSKRIAKIAFTGSTPVGQRILHAAADNLIPSTVELGGKSPNIFFADVLDADDEFLDKALEGFAMFALNQGEVCTCPSRILVQESIYERFMERAVARVQAMKQGHPLDKSTMVGAQVSQQQLDRILGYIDIGRGEGAQCLTGGERLRAGGEINDGFFIKPTLLFGQNHMRVFQEEIFGPVASVTTFKDVQDAVRIANDTEYGLGAGVWSRNGNVAYHMGRAIQAGRVWTNCYHLYPAHAAFGGYKKSGIGRETHKLALGNYQQTKNLLVSYNPKALGFF, from the coding sequence ATGGACATGTTTGAACTCAAGCGCTTCAACCTCGACATCGCCTACCCCTATCGCCAGAAGTACGACAACTTCATCGGTGGCAAGTGGGTGGCGCCTGCGGCCGGCCGCTATTTCGACAATGTCTCCCCGATCACCGGAAAGCCCTTCTGCCAGGTCGCCCAGTCCGACGCCACCGACGTGAACCTGGCGCTCGACGCCGCCCACGCCGCCCAGGCCGCATGGGGCAAGACCTCGGTGACCGAGCGCTCCAACATCCTGCTGAAGATTGCCGACCGCATGGAGCAGAACCTGGAGCTGCTGGCGATCGCCGAGACCATTGACAACGGCAAGCCGCTGCGCGAGACCATGGCTGCCGACCTGCCGCTGGGCATCGACCATTTCCGCTACTTCGCCGGCTGCATCCGCGGTCAGGAGGGCACAATCTCCGAGATCGACGCCAACACCGTCGCCTACCACTTCCATGAGCCCATCGGCGTGGTCGGTCAGATCATCCCCTGGAACTTCCCCATCCTCATGGCCTGCTGGAAGCTCGCGCCCGCGCTGGCCGCAGGCTGCTCGGTGGTGATGAAGCCGGCCGAGCAGACGCCTGCCTCCATCATGGTGCTGATCGAGCTGATCGCCGACCTGCTGCCGCCGGGCGTGGTCAACATCGTCAACGGCTACGGCAAGGAAGCCGGCGAGGCCCTGGCGACCAGCAAGCGCATCGCAAAGATTGCCTTCACCGGATCCACCCCCGTGGGCCAGCGCATCCTGCACGCCGCGGCGGACAACCTGATTCCGTCCACCGTGGAGCTCGGCGGCAAGAGCCCGAACATCTTCTTTGCCGACGTGCTGGACGCCGACGACGAGTTCCTGGACAAGGCGCTCGAGGGCTTTGCCATGTTCGCGCTCAACCAGGGCGAGGTCTGCACCTGCCCCTCGCGCATCCTGGTGCAGGAGTCGATCTACGAGCGCTTCATGGAGCGTGCCGTGGCGCGCGTGCAGGCCATGAAGCAGGGCCACCCGCTGGACAAGAGCACCATGGTGGGCGCGCAGGTGTCGCAGCAGCAGCTCGACCGCATCCTGGGCTACATCGACATCGGCCGCGGCGAGGGTGCCCAATGCCTCACGGGCGGCGAGCGCCTGCGCGCCGGCGGTGAGATCAACGACGGCTTCTTCATCAAGCCCACGCTGCTGTTCGGCCAGAACCACATGCGTGTGTTCCAGGAGGAGATCTTCGGCCCCGTGGCCTCGGTGACCACCTTCAAGGACGTGCAGGACGCCGTGCGCATCGCCAACGACACCGAGTACGGCCTGGGCGCGGGCGTGTGGAGCCGCAACGGCAACGTCGCCTACCACATGGGCCGCGCCATCCAGGCAGGCCGCGTGTGGACCAACTGCTACCACCTGTACCCGGCGCACGCGGCCTTCGGCGGCTACAAGAAGTCGGGCATAGGCCGCGAGACGCACAAGCTCGCCCTGGGCAACTACCAGCAGACCAAGAACCTGCTGGTCAGCTACAACCCCAAGGCGCTGGGCTTCTTCTAA
- a CDS encoding AraC family transcriptional regulator, with protein MATRPHGTPSSSAPSTTPKAATPMAFVQAIVQAYRARGMDPGAALEQAQITPEQLHDSQARITSGQFEALSAAAMRELDDEALGWFSRRLPWGSYGMLARASLSAPSLGLALARWCRHHALLTDDILLRLTSEGEQARLVITERRDLGRLREFCLVSMLRNALGLASWFIDSRLPVLEAEFPFDAPAHAPAYGVLFDGPTRFAAPCAALRFDARYLALPLTRDEAAMKQMLQHALPLTVRQYRRDRLLVARVRQILTTDPGSAHNAGQLAGRLHLSTRTLHRQLKEEGATLQALKDEARKARATELLQRTRHPIKQVAAATGFASEKSFIRAFRAWTGQSPAQFRRQGAWPEAQPD; from the coding sequence ATGGCCACGCGACCCCACGGCACCCCATCCTCCTCCGCCCCCTCCACCACCCCCAAGGCGGCCACGCCCATGGCGTTCGTGCAGGCCATCGTGCAGGCCTACAGGGCGCGCGGCATGGACCCCGGCGCGGCCCTGGAACAGGCACAAATCACGCCAGAACAACTGCACGACAGCCAGGCACGCATCACGAGCGGGCAGTTCGAGGCCCTGTCGGCCGCGGCCATGCGCGAGCTCGACGACGAGGCCCTGGGCTGGTTCTCGCGCCGCCTGCCCTGGGGCAGCTACGGCATGCTGGCGCGCGCCTCGCTGAGCGCGCCCTCGCTGGGCCTGGCGCTGGCGCGCTGGTGCCGCCACCACGCGCTGCTCACCGACGACATCCTGCTGCGGCTGACCAGCGAGGGCGAGCAGGCGCGCCTCGTCATCACCGAGCGGCGCGACCTGGGCCGGCTGCGCGAGTTCTGCCTGGTGTCCATGCTGCGCAACGCGCTGGGCCTGGCAAGCTGGTTCATCGACTCGCGCCTGCCGGTGCTGGAGGCCGAGTTCCCGTTTGACGCGCCGGCCCATGCGCCGGCCTATGGCGTGCTGTTCGACGGCCCCACGCGCTTTGCGGCCCCCTGCGCGGCCCTGCGCTTCGACGCGCGCTACCTGGCCCTGCCGCTCACGCGCGACGAGGCCGCCATGAAGCAGATGCTGCAGCACGCGCTGCCGCTCACCGTGCGCCAGTACCGGCGCGACCGGCTGCTCGTGGCGCGCGTGCGCCAGATCCTGACCACGGACCCGGGCAGCGCGCACAACGCCGGGCAATTGGCCGGGCGGCTGCACCTGTCCACGCGCACGCTGCACCGCCAGCTCAAGGAGGAAGGCGCGACGCTGCAGGCACTCAAGGACGAGGCGCGCAAGGCCCGCGCCACCGAGCTGCTGCAGCGCACGCGCCACCCCATCAAGCAGGTGGCCGCCGCCACGGGCTTTGCCAGCGAGAAGAGCTTCATCCGCGCCTTTCGCGCCTGGACCGGCCAGTCGCCCGCCCAGTTTCGGCGCCAGGGCGCATGGCCGGAGGCACAGCCGGACTGA
- a CDS encoding AMP-binding protein, whose product MDLANPSASHARGTTDTPLIEATIGDFFADMARRQPGHEALVSRHQGLRYSYAELHQAARQLASALLGMGLEPGDRIGIWSHNNAEWVLMQLATAQVGLVLVNINPAYRTAEVEYALNKVGCKALVTMPSFKTSDYLGMLRELAPELALCLPGMLAAKRLPTLRSVVWIDVAGEGAEQPGMLRFSELMARGDAGDARIDAIGATLRNSDPINIQFTSGTTGFPKGATLTHRNILNNGFFIGECMRLTPADRLCIPVPLYHCFGMVLGNLACITHGSTIVYPNDGFDPLAVLETVQAERCTGLHGVPTMFIAELDHPRFAEFDLSTLRTGIMAGSPCPIEVMKRVQADMHMAEVTIAYGMTETSPVSCQSDADTPLEKRVSTVGRVQPHLEVKIIDPESGAVVARGERGELCTRGYSVMHGYWGDVEKTREAIDAEGWMHTGDLATMDAEGYVNIVGRIKDMVIRGGENLYPREIEEFLYRHPQVQDVQVVGVPDEKYGEELCAWIIAKPGSSPTEDDIRAFCKGQIAHYKVPRYIRFVTAFPMTVTGKIQKFKIRDAMKEELGLQEGKTA is encoded by the coding sequence ATGGACCTCGCCAACCCTTCGGCCAGTCATGCGCGCGGCACCACGGACACCCCATTGATCGAGGCCACCATTGGCGACTTCTTCGCCGACATGGCGCGCCGCCAGCCCGGGCACGAGGCCCTGGTGAGCCGCCACCAGGGCCTGCGCTACAGCTATGCCGAGCTGCACCAGGCGGCGCGCCAGCTGGCCAGCGCCCTCCTGGGCATGGGCCTTGAGCCCGGCGACCGCATCGGTATCTGGTCGCACAACAACGCCGAATGGGTGCTGATGCAGCTGGCCACGGCGCAGGTGGGTCTGGTGCTGGTCAACATCAACCCCGCCTACCGCACGGCCGAGGTGGAGTACGCGCTCAACAAGGTCGGCTGCAAGGCCCTGGTCACCATGCCCAGCTTCAAGACCAGCGACTATCTGGGCATGCTGCGCGAGCTCGCGCCCGAGCTCGCCCTGTGCCTGCCCGGCATGCTGGCCGCCAAGCGCCTGCCCACGCTGCGCAGCGTGGTCTGGATCGACGTCGCGGGCGAGGGCGCCGAGCAGCCCGGCATGTTGCGCTTTTCGGAGCTGATGGCGCGCGGCGATGCGGGCGATGCGCGCATTGACGCCATTGGCGCCACGCTCAGGAACAGCGACCCTATCAACATCCAGTTCACCAGCGGCACCACGGGCTTCCCCAAGGGCGCCACGCTGACGCACCGCAACATCCTGAACAACGGCTTCTTCATCGGCGAGTGCATGAGGCTCACGCCGGCCGACCGGCTGTGCATTCCCGTGCCGCTGTACCACTGCTTCGGCATGGTGCTGGGCAACCTGGCCTGCATCACGCATGGCAGCACCATCGTCTACCCGAACGACGGCTTCGATCCGCTGGCGGTGCTCGAGACCGTGCAGGCCGAGCGTTGCACCGGCCTGCATGGTGTGCCCACCATGTTCATCGCCGAGCTCGACCACCCGCGCTTTGCCGAGTTCGACCTGTCCACGCTGCGCACCGGCATCATGGCCGGCAGTCCCTGCCCGATCGAGGTCATGAAGCGCGTGCAGGCCGACATGCACATGGCCGAGGTGACGATTGCCTACGGCATGACCGAGACCAGCCCCGTGAGCTGCCAGAGCGACGCCGACACGCCCCTGGAAAAGCGCGTCTCCACCGTGGGCCGCGTGCAGCCGCACCTGGAGGTGAAGATCATCGACCCCGAGAGCGGCGCCGTCGTGGCCCGCGGCGAGCGCGGCGAGCTGTGCACGCGCGGCTACTCCGTCATGCATGGCTACTGGGGCGACGTCGAGAAGACGCGCGAGGCCATCGATGCCGAGGGCTGGATGCACACGGGCGACCTGGCCACCATGGACGCCGAGGGCTATGTGAACATCGTCGGCCGCATCAAGGACATGGTGATACGCGGCGGCGAAAACCTCTACCCGCGCGAGATCGAGGAATTCCTCTACCGCCATCCCCAGGTGCAGGACGTGCAGGTGGTGGGCGTGCCCGACGAGAAATACGGCGAGGAGCTGTGCGCCTGGATCATCGCCAAGCCCGGCAGCAGCCCGACCGAGGACGACATCCGCGCCTTCTGCAAAGGGCAGATTGCGCACTACAAGGTGCCGCGCTACATCCGCTTCGTCACCGCCTTTCCGATGACGGTGACCGGCAAGATTCAAAAGTTCAAGATCCGGGACGCCATGAAGGAAGAGCTCGGCCTGCAGGAAGGTAAGACAGCATGA
- a CDS encoding carboxyl transferase domain-containing protein codes for MILESQLNPRSADFQANAAAMRAVVDDLRAHVERVAQGGGEAARAKHVARRKLLPRERVEMLLDPGTPFLEIAPLAALNMYGNDAPGAGLIAGIGRVSGVDCMIVCNDATVKGGTYYPVTVKKHLRAQEIAEQNHLPCIYLVDSGGANLPNQDEVFPDRDHFGRIFYNQANMSAMGLAQIAVVMGSCTAGGAYVPAMSDETIIVKNQGTIFLGGPPLVKAATGEVVSSEDLGGGDVHTRLSGVADHLAQSDLHALALARSAVANLNRKRPAAPEDEAPEAPKYAAEELYGVIPTDTRKPFDVREIIARIVDGSRFDEFKARYGNTLVCGFARIEGMAVGIVANNGILFSESAQKGAHFIELCCQRKIPLVFLQNITGFMVGRKYENEGIARHGAKMVTAVATANVPKFTIIIGGSFGAGNYGMCGRAYSPRFLWMWPNARISVMGGEQAASVLATVKRDGIEAKGGQWSAEEEEAFKAPIRQQYEKQGHPYYATARLWDDGIIDPADTRRVLALGLAAARHAPVPDVKFGVFRM; via the coding sequence ATGATTCTCGAATCCCAACTCAATCCGCGCTCGGCGGACTTTCAGGCCAACGCTGCCGCCATGCGCGCCGTGGTCGATGACCTGCGCGCCCATGTCGAGCGCGTGGCCCAGGGCGGCGGCGAGGCCGCGCGCGCCAAGCATGTGGCGCGCCGCAAGCTGCTGCCGCGCGAGCGTGTGGAGATGCTGCTCGACCCGGGCACGCCGTTTCTGGAGATCGCGCCGCTGGCCGCGCTCAACATGTATGGCAACGATGCGCCCGGCGCCGGCCTGATCGCGGGCATAGGCCGCGTCTCGGGCGTGGACTGCATGATTGTGTGCAACGACGCCACCGTGAAGGGCGGCACCTACTACCCGGTCACCGTCAAGAAGCATCTGCGCGCGCAGGAGATCGCCGAGCAGAACCACCTGCCCTGCATCTATCTGGTGGACTCCGGCGGGGCCAACCTGCCCAACCAGGACGAGGTCTTCCCCGACCGCGACCATTTCGGCCGCATCTTCTACAACCAGGCCAACATGAGCGCCATGGGCCTGGCCCAGATCGCCGTGGTCATGGGCTCCTGCACGGCCGGTGGCGCCTATGTGCCGGCCATGAGCGACGAGACCATCATCGTCAAGAACCAGGGCACCATCTTCCTCGGCGGCCCGCCGCTCGTGAAGGCCGCCACGGGCGAGGTGGTGAGCAGCGAGGACTTGGGCGGTGGCGACGTGCACACGCGCCTGTCGGGCGTGGCCGACCACCTCGCGCAAAGCGATCTGCACGCGCTGGCACTGGCCCGTTCGGCCGTCGCCAATCTCAATAGAAAACGGCCTGCAGCGCCCGAGGATGAAGCGCCGGAAGCTCCTAAATATGCAGCAGAAGAGCTCTATGGCGTGATCCCCACGGACACGCGCAAGCCGTTCGACGTGCGCGAGATCATCGCCCGCATCGTCGACGGCAGCCGCTTCGACGAGTTCAAGGCGCGCTACGGCAACACCCTGGTCTGCGGCTTCGCGCGTATCGAGGGCATGGCCGTGGGCATCGTGGCCAACAACGGCATCCTGTTTTCCGAGTCCGCGCAAAAGGGCGCGCATTTCATCGAGCTGTGCTGCCAGCGCAAGATTCCGCTCGTGTTCCTGCAGAACATCACGGGCTTCATGGTCGGGCGCAAGTACGAGAACGAGGGCATCGCGCGCCATGGCGCCAAGATGGTCACGGCCGTGGCCACGGCCAATGTGCCCAAGTTCACCATCATCATCGGCGGCAGCTTCGGCGCCGGCAACTACGGCATGTGCGGGCGCGCGTACTCGCCGCGCTTCCTCTGGATGTGGCCCAACGCGCGCATCAGCGTGATGGGCGGCGAGCAGGCCGCGAGCGTGCTGGCCACCGTCAAGCGCGACGGCATAGAGGCCAAGGGCGGCCAGTGGAGCGCCGAGGAGGAGGAGGCCTTCAAGGCACCCATCCGCCAGCAGTACGAGAAGCAGGGCCATCCCTACTACGCCACCGCGCGCCTGTGGGACGACGGCATCATCGACCCGGCCGACACGCGCCGCGTGTTGGCCCTGGGCCTGGCGGCCGCGCGCCACGCACCGGTACCGGACGTGAAGTTCGGCGTCTTCCGCATGTAA